A window from Plasmodium cynomolgi strain B DNA, chromosome 7, whole genome shotgun sequence encodes these proteins:
- a CDS encoding hypothetical protein (putative), with protein MVKYSKRFCTSDDSKITSVLELNKIKIEGYMRNIKIEDVSTLRCIETLDLNNYYLLHLYLKDVYYIFLQFVTHLADDEEQTLLNRERERNAFLFNTEIRNYDSFLEQVKKLRSGCTCLGPGGGTNNGEQYNKGEATRGEATRGAVTEDTLNGGQSTLVENRGGDPSSHPDADSSFVDNQPKEKNTPRFDYANELVYHLYSEDEIELLNIDKEVNARVKKENIFERCTRINNNIVIYMLSYLYFNDKLKRLRLDYRFHFILFNRRRGEGRGRVTNSPGVDEVEGETREGTLSEETGLTQEQLFLIYLSHFKFYIVSFFLYSYVRFKGSSTSKRTVGQRSTTERLSTGGMTARGAARSTPPPAKEQFLYNDEDNRKNVASVSSYISNFVNKVLHDIDLELKTNRSASNIDAGSGKNQMGSCTSEMINEILKNKLSFKQVTLSHLDFCLSCIVLLNLCAPDGMQSCLYYSITYAHFFHTFERYSVSLALWRE; from the exons atggtgaagtaCTCCAAACGCTTTTGCACCTCGGACGATTCGAAAATAACATCCGTCCTGgagttaaataaaattaagattGAG ggCTACATgcgaaacataaaaatagaagaCGTGAGCACACTGAGGTGCATAGAAACGTTGGACTTAAATAACTACTATTTGCTCCATCTTTACCTCAAGGATgtgtattatatttttttgcaattcgtCACTCACTTGGCAGATGACGAGGAACAGACGTTGCTGAATCGGGAGAGGGAGAGAAACGCCTTTCTGTTTAATACCGAGATCAGGAATTACGACTCGTTCTTGGAGCAGGTGAAGAAACTCAGATCAGGGTGCACATGCCTTGGCCCAGGGGGAGGTACCAATAATGGGGAACAATATAACAAGGGAGAAGCTACTCGGGGAGAAGCTACTCGGGGCGCAGTTACGGAGGATACCTTAAACGGGGGACAGTCTACCCTGGTCGAGAACAGAGGGGGAGATCCTTCAAGCCATCCTGATGCAGACTCTTCCTTTGTCGACAACCAACCGAAGGAGAAGAACACCCCTCGATTCGATTACGCAAACGAACTCGTCTACCATCTCTACTCAGAGGACGAAATAGAACTGTTAAATATAGACAAGGAAGTGAATGCCCgagtgaaaaaggaaaatatttttgagaGATGTACCAGAATTAATAACaatattgttatatatatgctgTCCTACCTTTACTTCAATGATAAACTGAAGAGACTTCGGTTGGACTACAGATTCCATTTTATTCTGTTTAACAGGAGGAGAGGAGAGGGGCGTGGGAGAGTGACTAACTCTCCGGGAGTGGATGAGGTAGAAGGGGAGACAAGGGAAGGTACTCTCAGTGAAGAGACTGGCCTCACCCAGGAACAACTTTTCCTCATTTACCTGTCCCACTTCAAGTTTTACAtcgtctccttttttttgtattcctaCGTGAGGTTCAAGGGGAGCAGCACTTCGAAGCGCACCGTGGGGCAAAGAAGCACAACGGAGCGACTAAGTACCGGTGGGATGACAGCTAGAGGGGCCGCGCGAAGTACGCCACCCCCGGCCAAGGAACAGTTCCTGTATAACGACGAAGATAACCGGAAGAACGTCGCAAGCGTGTCTTCCTACATTTCCAACTTTGTGAATAAGGTGTTGCATGACATAGACCTCGAGCTGAAGACAAATCGATCTGCATCTAACATAGATGCaggaagtggaaaaaacCAGATGGGTTCATGTACTAGCGAAATGATTAACGAAATACTGAAGAACAAACTTTCCTTTAAGCAGGTCACTCTAAGTCACCTTGACTTCTGCCTCTCTTGCATCGTCCTCCTGAACTTGTGCGCCCCAGATGGCATGCAGTCCTGCCTTTACTACAGCATCACGTACGCGCATTTCTTTCACACCTTCGAGAGGTATTCAGTGTCGCTTGCCCTATGGAGGGAAC
- a CDS encoding hypothetical protein (putative) — MEEKGQSKNKRVMESPYDTELESLDEEKSTSVLKSLLGVINTDQSLKLFIFNHDEIVDHLEREALQAIIVIRTMQ, encoded by the exons atggaagaaaaaggccAATCAAAAAATAAGCGAGTAATGGAGTCTCCTTACGACACTGAATT GGAATCTCTGGACGAAGAGAAGAGTACCTCGGTGTTGAAGTCCTTGttggg GGTTATTAACACAGACCAGTCGCTCAAGTTATTCATATTCAACCACGACGAAATTGTAGACCACCTGGAACGTGAGGCACTACAGGCTATAATAGTTATCCGGACTATGCAGTAA
- a CDS encoding hypothetical protein (putative), which translates to SLDGSTSSDDDIREEKAKYNNINSLGCLYNFSSEVLKLSVISYYFWTSFCYIAGSIIFICGYTTFSLRIHDQIVCAASSNVYVFSSLWLLIGMISVSTCICYAMALDGEGNQIQAGKNSPLFLNLLGILCKTIPTIVRVIHIFNLFQLYVMTIDVMILPECNSFIVRFVLFLVHIFWWTIVILGIVSRRKIFLPPHLYKPITNDVGYAVHVNNLLHSFGL; encoded by the coding sequence TCCCTGGATGGTAGCACCAGCAGTGATGATGACATccgtgaagaaaaagcaaagtaTAATAACATAAACTCCTTAGGATGCTTATACAACTTCTCAAGCGAAGTACTCAAGTTGAGTGTAATTTCATACTACTTTTGGACATCCTTTTGCTACATAGCTGGATCgatcatatttatatgtggTTATACAACCTTCTCCTTGAGAATACATGATCAAATTGTGTGCGCAGCTTCGTCCAATGTGTATGTCTTTTCATCCTTGTGGTTACTTATTGGCATGATTTCTGTGTCCACATGCATATGCTACGCTATGGCCCTGGATGGGGAAGGGAATCAAATACaggcaggaaaaaattctcctttatttttgaaCTTATTGGGCATCCTGTGTAAGACCATCCCAACCATTGTCCGCgtaattcacatttttaatttatttcaactCTACGTAATGACCATCGATGTTATGATTTTACCTGAATGCAATTCTTTCATTGTGcgatttgttttatttcttgttcatatattttggtGGACGATTGTTATTTTGGGGATTGTCTCCAGGAGGAAGATATTCTTACCTCCTCATTTGTACAAACCGATAACGAACGATGTGGGGTATGCTGTTCATGTGAATAACTTGTTGCACTCTTTTGGgcta